One window from the genome of Ciconia boyciana chromosome 8, ASM3463844v1, whole genome shotgun sequence encodes:
- the NPFFR1 gene encoding LOW QUALITY PROTEIN: neuropeptide FF receptor 1 (The sequence of the model RefSeq protein was modified relative to this genomic sequence to represent the inferred CDS: deleted 1 base in 1 codon) — protein MAMGGCPPAAPPLSAAAGEQPQPARRHRGTGTGAQPRAGGPGRDGDKLPPSPGGRPAPARMPEMQPPEPGRAGGGPSNSSWPNSTASKSHLLRENYTFSAYYQHSSPVAAMFILAYTFIFLMCMIGNILVCFIVVKNRQMRTVTNMFILNLAISDLLVGIFCMPTTLVDNLITGWPFDNTMCKMSGLVQGMSVSASVFTLVAIAVERFRCIVHPFRQKLTLRKALVTIAIIWVLALLIMCPAAITLTVTREEHHFMVDTYNNSYPLYSCWEAWPETGMRKIYTTVLFSHIYVAPLALIVVMYARIAFKLFKSTAPARGREEPEGRRVSRRKAKVINMLIIVALFFTLSWLPLWTLMLLTDYGRLSEGQLRLVTAYVFPFAHWLAFFNSSANPIIYGYFNENFRRGFQEAFRAPFCSPHRHCHRRPYAPRSHGRGILFGARNRIFAQARASDSPPASESGPLALRRAGVPAWDS, from the exons ATGGCGATGGGAGGCtgtccccccgccgcccctcccctcTCCGCTGCAGCCGGCGAGCAGCCGCAACCGGCGCGGCGGCACCGCGGTACCGGCACCGGGGCTCAGCCCCGAGCGGGGGGACCG GGGAGGGACGGGGACAaactccccccctcccccggcggcAGACCAGCCCCTGCCCGCATGCCAGAGATGCAGCCCccggagccgggccgggccggcggaG gccCTTCCAACAGCAGCTGGCCCAACTCCACTGCAAGCAAGAGCCACCTCCTGAGGGAGAACTACACCTTCTCGGCATACTACCAGCACTCCTCCCCCGTGGCTGCCATGTTCATCCTGGCCTACACCTTCATCTTCCTCATGTGCATGATCGGCAACATCCTGGTGTGCTTCATCGTGGTGAAGAACCGCCAGATGCGGACGGTCACCAACATGTTCATCCTCAACCTGGCCATCAGCGACCTGCTGGTGGGCATCTTCTGCATGCCCACTACCTTGGTGGACAACCTCATCACGg GTTGGCCCTTTGACAACACCATGTGCAAAATGAGCGGCCTGGTGCAGGGCATGTCTGTCTCCGCCTCAGTTTTCACACTGGTGGCCATCGCCGTGGAGAG GTTTCGCTGCATCGTCCACCCCTTCCGGCAGAAGCTGACGCTGAGGAAAGCCCTGGTGACCATTGCCATCATCTGGGTGCTGGCCCTGCTCATCATGTGCCCTGCCGCCATCACCCTGACTGTCACCAGGGAGGAGCACCACTTCATGGTGGACACCTACAACAACTCCTACCCCCTCTACTCCTGTTGGGAGGCCTGGCCTGAGACGGGGATGAGGAAGATCTACACCACTGTCCTCTTCTCCCACATCTACGTGGCCCCACTCGCCCTCATTGTCGTCATGTATGCCCGCATCGCCTTCAAGCTCTTCAAGTCGACAGCACCTGCCCGTGGCCGAGAGGAGCCGGAGGGGAGGAGGGTCTCCCGGAGGAAGGCCAAGGTCATCAACATGCTCATCATCGTTGCTCTCTTCTTCACCCTCTCCTGGCTGCCCCTCTGGACGCTGATGCTGTTGACGGACTATGGGCGGCTGAGCGAGGGCCAGCTCCGCCTGGTCACCGCCTACGTCTTCCCCTTCGCCCACTGGTTGGCCTTCTTTAACAGCAGTGCCAACCCAATCATCTACGGCTACTTCAACGAGAACTTCCGACGGGGCTTCCAAGAGGCCTTCAGGGCCCCCTTCTGCTCGCCCCACCGCCATTGCCATCGCAGGCCCTACGCCCCCAGGAGCCACGGACGTGGGATCCTCTTCGGCGCCCGCAACCGTATCTTCGCCCAGGCACGGGCCAGTGACTCGCCACCCGCCTCCGAGTCAGGGCCATTGGCCCTGCGCCGCGCCGGCGTCCCCGCATGGGACAGCTGA
- the PPA1 gene encoding inorganic pyrophosphatase produces MAGYSVEERAAPHSLEYRLFFKDAAGRYISPFHDIPIYADAGKNVFNMVVEVPRWTNAKMEIATKDPLNPIKQDVKKGKLRYVANVFPHKGYIWNYGAIPQTWEDPGHKDENTGCCGDNDPIDVCEIGSKVCSRGEVIKVKVLGTLALIDEGETDWKIIAINVEDPEADNYNDINDVRRMKPGYLEATVDWFRRYKVPDGKPENQFAFNGEFKDKDFAVNVIKSTHEHWKALIAKKTDGGEINCTNLTVSDSPFCCSQECAKATVDAAPPCEAANPIPPEVDKWFYYQKN; encoded by the exons ATGGCCGGCTACAGCGTGGAAGAGCGCGCCGCGCCTCACAGCCTGGAGTACCGGCTCTTCTTCA AGGATGCCGCCGGGCGCTACATCTCTCCCTTCCACGATATCCCCATCTACGCGGACGCCGGCAAG aaTGTGTTCAACATGGTTGTGGAAGTACCTCGGTGGACAAATGCTAAAATGGAG attgCAACAAAGGATCCCTTAAACCCAATTAAGCAAGatgtgaagaaaggaaaactccGCTATGTAGCTAACGTGTTTCCCCATAAGGGTTATATCTGGAATTACGGTGCTATCCCACAG actTGGGAAGACCCAGGTCACAAAGATGAAAATACTGGCTGCTGTGGAGATAACGATCCAATTGATGTGTGCGAAATTGGAAGCAAG GTCTGCTCTCGAGGAGAAGTCATCAAAGTGAAGGTGCTGGGCACGCTGGCACTGATTGATGAGGGAGAGACAGACTGGAAGATAATTGCTATCAATGTTGAAGACCCTGAAGCAGACAACTATAATG ATATCAATGATGTCAGAAGGATGAAACCTGGATACTTAGAAGCTACAGTGGACTGGTTCAGAAGATACAAAGTACCTGATGGAAAGCCAGAAAACCAGTTTGCTTTTAATGGTGAATTTAAAGACAAG GATTTTGCGGTGAACGTAATCAAAAGCACTCATGAACACTGGAAAGCTTTAATAGCGAAGAAAACTGACGGAGGGGAGATCAACTG CACAAATCTGACGGTGTCTGACAGCCCTTTCTGCTGTAGTCAAGAGTGTGCAAAAGCTACTGTGGATGCC GCACCACCGTGTGAAGCTGCCAACCCAATCCCACCCGAAG TTGACAAGTGGTTCTACTACCAGAAGAACTGA